The proteins below come from a single Canis aureus isolate CA01 chromosome 14, VMU_Caureus_v.1.0, whole genome shotgun sequence genomic window:
- the SLC45A4 gene encoding solute carrier family 45 member 4 isoform X2 yields the protein MKSLEQLLRIMLKRQRGREGGRQHGIQLAWPRVGRNERCRESKESPQPGLPEQYYSLTWFLSPVLGLLFTPIIGSASDRCTLSWGRRRPFILALCVGVLFGVALFLNGSAIGLSLGDVPNRQPIGIVLTVLGVVVLDFSADATEGPIRAYLLDVVDSEEQDMALNIHAFSAGLGGAIGYVLGGLDWTQTFLGAWFRTQNQVLFFFAAIIFVVSVTLHLFSIEEEQYSPQQERGGEAADALAPTARVHILDGGVALFPEEVQSEHELTLDYLSVDMVRSKSDSVLHVPDAALDLEPELPFLPDIEPSIFHDGSYPGTPRSTSQELARARPARLASLLRETAKEDETLLDNHLNEAKVPNGSGSPPKDGLVGYTRVDTKPSAASGSMRRRRHMFRRQASSTFSYYGKIGSHRYRYRRANAVVLIKPSRSMSDLYDLQKRQRQRCRHRNQSGATTSSGDTESEEGEGETTVRLLWLSMLKMPKELMRLCLCHLLTWFSVIAEAVFYTDFMGQVIFEGDPKAPSNSTAWQAYNAGVKMGCWGLVIYAATGAICSALLQKYLDNYDLSIRVIYVLGTLGFSIGTAVMAMFANVYVAMIMISTMGIVSMSISYCPYALLGQYHDIKEYVHHSPGSSKRGFGIDCAILSCQVYISQILVASALGGVVDAVGTVRVIPMVASVGSFLGFLTATFLVIYPEVSEEAKEEQRGLSSQPTGDGDGGEKPTVLTLSRKEGLQGLVETESMV from the exons ATGAAATCTCTAGAGCAGCTACTCAGGATAATGCTGAAAAGGCAGCGTGGACGTGAAGGTGGAAGGCAACACGGGATTCAGTTAGCTTGGCCCAGAGTAGGCAGGAACGAGAGGTGCAGAGAAAGCAAGGAATCCCCTCAGCCAG GCCTCCCGGAGCAGTACTACAGCCTCACCTGGTTCCTGAGCCCCGTCCTCGGCCTCCTCTTCACGCCCATCATCGGCTCGGCCAGTGACCGCTGCACCCTGAGCTGGGGCCGCCGGCGGCCCTTCATCCTCGCCCTGTGCGTCGGCGTGCTCTTCGGCGTGGCGCTCTTCCTGAACGGCTCCGCCATCG GCCTGTCCCTCGGTGATGTCCCCAACCGGCAGCCCATTGGCATCGTCCTCACAGTGCTGGGGGTGGTCGTCCTGGATTTCAGCGCCGATGCGACCGAGGGCCCCATCCGTGCCTACCTGTTGGATGTGGTGGACAGCGAGGAGCAGGACATGGCCCTTAACATCCATGCCTTCTCTGCTG GCCTCGGCGGGGCCATCGGCTACGTGCTGGGGGGCCTGGACTGGACCCAGACCTTCTTGGGCGCCTGGTTCCGGACACAGAACCAGGTGCTCTTCTTCTTCGCGGCCATCATCTTCGTGGTGTCGGTGACCCTGCACCTGTTCAGCATCGAGGAGGAGCAGTACAGTCCCCAGCAGgagcggggcggggaggcggccGACGCCCTGGCCCCCACTGCCCGCGTGCACATCCTGGACGGTGGCGTGGCCCTGTTCCCCGAGGAGGTGCAGTCAGAGCATGAGCTCACCCTGGACTACCTGAGTGTGGACATGGTGCGGAGCAAGAGCGACTCCGTGCTGCACGTGCCGGACGCCGCCCTGGACCTGGAGCCCGAGCTGCCCTTCCTGCCCGACATCGAGCCCTCCATCTTCCACGACGGCTCGTACCCCGGCACCCCCCGCAGCACCAGCCAGGAGCTCGCCAGAGCCAGGCCGGCCCGCCTGGCCTCACTGCTCAGGGAAACCGCGAAGGAGGATGAGACGCTGCTCGATAATCACTTGAACGAAGCCAAAGTCCCCAACGGGAGCGGCTCTCCCCCAAAAGACGGCCTGGTCGGCTACACCAGGGTGGACACGAAGCCCTCGGCCGCCTCCGGCTCCATGAGGCGGCGAAGGCACATGTTCCGCCGCCAGGCCTCCAGCACCTTCTCCTACTACGGCAAGATTGGGTCCCACCGCTACCGCTACCGGCGGGCCAACGCCGTGGTCCTCATCAAGCCGTCGCGCAGCATGAGCGACCTGTACGACTTGCAGAAGCGGCAGCGGCAGCGCTGCCGACACCGGAACCAGAGCGGGGCCACCACGTCCAGTGGGGACACGGAGAGCGAGGAGGGGGAGGGCGAGACCACCGTGCGGCTGCTGTGGCTGTCCATGCTGAAGATGCCCAAGGAGCTGATGCGGCTGTGCCTCTGCCACCTGCTCACCTGGTTCTCCGTCATCGCTGAGGCCGTGTTCTACACCGACTTCATGGGCCAGGTCATCTTTGAAGGGGACCCCAAG GCTCCCTCCAACTCGACCGCCTGGCAGGCCTACAACGCCGGTGTGAAGATGGGCTGCTGGGGCCTGGTCATTTACGCGGCCACCGGTGCAATTTGCTCAG CCCTGTTACAGAAGTACTTGGACAACTACGACCTGAGCATCAGGGTCATCTATGTGCTGGGGACGCTGGGCTTCTCCATTGGCACGGCTGTGATGGCCATGTTTGCCAACGTCTACGTCGCCATGATCATGATCAGCACCATGGGCATAGTCTCCATGAGCATCTCCTACTGCCCCTACGCCCTGCTCGGGCAGTACCACGACATCAAGGAG TACGTGCACCACAGCCCCGGGAGCTCCAAGCGTGGCTTTGGCATAGACTGCGCCATCCTCTCCTGCCAGGTGTACATCTCCCAGATCCTGGTGGCGTCTGCCCTTGGGGGCGTGGTGGACGCCGTTGGGACCGTGCGCGTCATCCCCATGGTGGCCTCCGTGGGCTCCTTCTTGGGCTTCCTGACAGCCACATTCCTGGTGATCTACCCAGAGGTGTCGGAAGAGgccaaggaggagcagagaggcctGTCTTCCCAGCCGACGGGTGACGGGGATGGCGGCGAGAAGCCCACCGTCCTGACGCTGTCCCGGAAGGAaggcctgcaggggctggtggagACAGAGTCGATGGTCTGA
- the SLC45A4 gene encoding solute carrier family 45 member 4 isoform X3: protein MIVRIEACFCWRNPGRILPGVCVCAPHFPSLRPSHSPATDRQTGLPEQYYSLTWFLSPVLGLLFTPIIGSASDRCTLSWGRRRPFILALCVGVLFGVALFLNGSAIGLSLGDVPNRQPIGIVLTVLGVVVLDFSADATEGPIRAYLLDVVDSEEQDMALNIHAFSAGLGGAIGYVLGGLDWTQTFLGAWFRTQNQVLFFFAAIIFVVSVTLHLFSIEEEQYSPQQERGGEAADALAPTARVHILDGGVALFPEEVQSEHELTLDYLSVDMVRSKSDSVLHVPDAALDLEPELPFLPDIEPSIFHDGSYPGTPRSTSQELARARPARLASLLRETAKEDETLLDNHLNEAKVPNGSGSPPKDGLVGYTRVDTKPSAASGSMRRRRHMFRRQASSTFSYYGKIGSHRYRYRRANAVVLIKPSRSMSDLYDLQKRQRQRCRHRNQSGATTSSGDTESEEGEGETTVRLLWLSMLKMPKELMRLCLCHLLTWFSVIAEAVFYTDFMGQVIFEGDPKAPSNSTAWQAYNAGVKMGCWGLVIYAATGAICSALLQKYLDNYDLSIRVIYVLGTLGFSIGTAVMAMFANVYVAMIMISTMGIVSMSISYCPYALLGQYHDIKEYVHHSPGSSKRGFGIDCAILSCQVYISQILVASALGGVVDAVGTVRVIPMVASVGSFLGFLTATFLVIYPEVSEEAKEEQRGLSSQPTGDGDGGEKPTVLTLSRKEGLQGLVETESMV from the exons GCCTCCCGGAGCAGTACTACAGCCTCACCTGGTTCCTGAGCCCCGTCCTCGGCCTCCTCTTCACGCCCATCATCGGCTCGGCCAGTGACCGCTGCACCCTGAGCTGGGGCCGCCGGCGGCCCTTCATCCTCGCCCTGTGCGTCGGCGTGCTCTTCGGCGTGGCGCTCTTCCTGAACGGCTCCGCCATCG GCCTGTCCCTCGGTGATGTCCCCAACCGGCAGCCCATTGGCATCGTCCTCACAGTGCTGGGGGTGGTCGTCCTGGATTTCAGCGCCGATGCGACCGAGGGCCCCATCCGTGCCTACCTGTTGGATGTGGTGGACAGCGAGGAGCAGGACATGGCCCTTAACATCCATGCCTTCTCTGCTG GCCTCGGCGGGGCCATCGGCTACGTGCTGGGGGGCCTGGACTGGACCCAGACCTTCTTGGGCGCCTGGTTCCGGACACAGAACCAGGTGCTCTTCTTCTTCGCGGCCATCATCTTCGTGGTGTCGGTGACCCTGCACCTGTTCAGCATCGAGGAGGAGCAGTACAGTCCCCAGCAGgagcggggcggggaggcggccGACGCCCTGGCCCCCACTGCCCGCGTGCACATCCTGGACGGTGGCGTGGCCCTGTTCCCCGAGGAGGTGCAGTCAGAGCATGAGCTCACCCTGGACTACCTGAGTGTGGACATGGTGCGGAGCAAGAGCGACTCCGTGCTGCACGTGCCGGACGCCGCCCTGGACCTGGAGCCCGAGCTGCCCTTCCTGCCCGACATCGAGCCCTCCATCTTCCACGACGGCTCGTACCCCGGCACCCCCCGCAGCACCAGCCAGGAGCTCGCCAGAGCCAGGCCGGCCCGCCTGGCCTCACTGCTCAGGGAAACCGCGAAGGAGGATGAGACGCTGCTCGATAATCACTTGAACGAAGCCAAAGTCCCCAACGGGAGCGGCTCTCCCCCAAAAGACGGCCTGGTCGGCTACACCAGGGTGGACACGAAGCCCTCGGCCGCCTCCGGCTCCATGAGGCGGCGAAGGCACATGTTCCGCCGCCAGGCCTCCAGCACCTTCTCCTACTACGGCAAGATTGGGTCCCACCGCTACCGCTACCGGCGGGCCAACGCCGTGGTCCTCATCAAGCCGTCGCGCAGCATGAGCGACCTGTACGACTTGCAGAAGCGGCAGCGGCAGCGCTGCCGACACCGGAACCAGAGCGGGGCCACCACGTCCAGTGGGGACACGGAGAGCGAGGAGGGGGAGGGCGAGACCACCGTGCGGCTGCTGTGGCTGTCCATGCTGAAGATGCCCAAGGAGCTGATGCGGCTGTGCCTCTGCCACCTGCTCACCTGGTTCTCCGTCATCGCTGAGGCCGTGTTCTACACCGACTTCATGGGCCAGGTCATCTTTGAAGGGGACCCCAAG GCTCCCTCCAACTCGACCGCCTGGCAGGCCTACAACGCCGGTGTGAAGATGGGCTGCTGGGGCCTGGTCATTTACGCGGCCACCGGTGCAATTTGCTCAG CCCTGTTACAGAAGTACTTGGACAACTACGACCTGAGCATCAGGGTCATCTATGTGCTGGGGACGCTGGGCTTCTCCATTGGCACGGCTGTGATGGCCATGTTTGCCAACGTCTACGTCGCCATGATCATGATCAGCACCATGGGCATAGTCTCCATGAGCATCTCCTACTGCCCCTACGCCCTGCTCGGGCAGTACCACGACATCAAGGAG TACGTGCACCACAGCCCCGGGAGCTCCAAGCGTGGCTTTGGCATAGACTGCGCCATCCTCTCCTGCCAGGTGTACATCTCCCAGATCCTGGTGGCGTCTGCCCTTGGGGGCGTGGTGGACGCCGTTGGGACCGTGCGCGTCATCCCCATGGTGGCCTCCGTGGGCTCCTTCTTGGGCTTCCTGACAGCCACATTCCTGGTGATCTACCCAGAGGTGTCGGAAGAGgccaaggaggagcagagaggcctGTCTTCCCAGCCGACGGGTGACGGGGATGGCGGCGAGAAGCCCACCGTCCTGACGCTGTCCCGGAAGGAaggcctgcaggggctggtggagACAGAGTCGATGGTCTGA